One Actinomadura viridis genomic region harbors:
- a CDS encoding ABC transporter substrate-binding protein, whose amino-acid sequence MPRYDRWFDAYAQEWGRRVGVDVRVEHIDPERLVSRALEVIEAGSGHDLIEWTSSPAQLEPYLVDLADLHDEAVGRFGIEQPLCRRAGYNPTTKKYYGYAHAWAPCQGDYRKSLWQQVGLDDGPATWEELREGGKAIKQKLNVAVGIGMSNELDSNIATRALMWSFGASVQNELEQVVINSPETIAAVTSMVRLYREAMTPEVFSWNQLSNNQGLIAGRLSYIANPISAYRTAQVEAPEVANDIFFTPPLRGPAGVGLSGPQPVFVYFVPKFSKNVDAAKEFLLNLSANDAVSTYQSELYNFPAFPSMVPQLDGWLADDPFGARPPGKLKLLQNAGTWSVDIGYPGPSNPAIGQVFTRSILPRMMARAAQGRQTPAESVAQAEAEIKPIFEKWRRRGLLNGETAHQGGDQERSGERAGA is encoded by the coding sequence GTGCCCCGCTACGACAGATGGTTCGACGCCTATGCCCAGGAGTGGGGCAGGCGCGTGGGTGTGGACGTGAGAGTCGAGCACATCGACCCGGAGAGACTGGTCTCGCGCGCGCTGGAGGTGATCGAGGCGGGGTCCGGCCATGACCTCATCGAGTGGACCAGTTCTCCCGCCCAGCTCGAACCGTACCTCGTCGACCTGGCCGACCTCCACGACGAGGCGGTCGGACGCTTCGGCATCGAGCAGCCCCTCTGCAGGAGGGCCGGCTACAACCCCACTACAAAGAAGTACTACGGCTACGCCCACGCCTGGGCCCCCTGCCAGGGCGACTACCGCAAGAGCCTGTGGCAGCAGGTCGGGCTGGACGACGGCCCGGCGACCTGGGAGGAACTGCGCGAGGGCGGCAAGGCGATCAAGCAGAAGCTCAACGTCGCCGTGGGCATCGGAATGTCGAACGAGCTGGACTCCAACATCGCGACCCGGGCGCTCATGTGGTCGTTCGGCGCGTCGGTGCAGAACGAGCTCGAACAGGTGGTGATCAACTCTCCGGAGACGATCGCCGCCGTCACCTCCATGGTGCGGCTCTACCGGGAGGCGATGACCCCGGAGGTGTTCTCGTGGAACCAGCTCTCCAATAACCAGGGGCTCATAGCCGGTCGGCTCTCCTACATCGCCAACCCGATTTCGGCGTACCGCACCGCGCAGGTCGAAGCCCCCGAGGTCGCGAACGACATCTTCTTCACACCCCCGCTCAGGGGCCCGGCGGGGGTCGGCCTCAGCGGCCCGCAGCCGGTGTTCGTCTACTTCGTCCCCAAGTTCTCCAAGAACGTCGACGCCGCCAAGGAATTCCTTCTCAACCTGTCGGCCAACGACGCGGTCAGCACGTACCAGTCGGAGCTTTACAATTTCCCGGCCTTTCCGTCCATGGTGCCGCAACTGGACGGATGGCTGGCCGACGACCCGTTCGGGGCACGGCCGCCGGGCAAGCTCAAGCTGCTCCAGAACGCGGGGACATGGTCCGTGGACATTGGCTACCCGGGCCCCTCCAACCCCGCTATAGGCCAGGTGTTCACCCGTTCCATCCTGCCGCGGATGATGGCGCGGGCCGCCCAGGGAAGGCAGACGCCCGCGGAGTCGGTGGCCCAGGCCGAGGCGGAGATCAAGCCGATCTTCGAGAAGTGGCGCCGCCGCGGCCTGCTCAATGGCGAAACGGCCCATCAGGGCGGTGACCAGGAACGGTCGGGTGAGCGTGCGGGCGCATAA
- a CDS encoding Fic family protein — MLFPTPELSELDHAVLDDLDRMRRDLRHQIRQAPTKWTEGLRKFLTADAVAASNSIEGFRVSTVDVVDLMEGERDVEVSEDNREETLAYQRMMTYIQTLHDAADFTFSKGLLNALHWILQGHHHTTAKPAGQWRRGPVYVTDPRDPSIAAYTAPDAEDVPGLMAELVDWLNLSEETHPLVKAAMAHLHLVSIHPWVDGNGRMSRSLQTLMIAREGVLAPEFSSIEAWLGRPGNTWEYYRELNARGSHYQPDQDVSSWIRFNLTAYHQQAQTVGNRLNRSSRVLAHLTDFTAAEGLDERLVSALHEVAMTGRVRRLRYEHAEGLSVQQAQRDLRDLTTSGILESVGRTRARYYVAGPAFPEAALTVATTPMSLTDPYRR, encoded by the coding sequence ATGCTGTTCCCCACTCCTGAACTCAGTGAACTCGACCACGCCGTCTTGGACGATCTCGATCGGATGCGTCGTGACTTGCGGCACCAGATACGCCAGGCGCCCACCAAGTGGACAGAGGGCCTTCGGAAGTTTCTGACGGCGGACGCCGTTGCGGCCTCGAACTCCATCGAGGGATTCCGCGTGTCCACGGTCGACGTCGTCGACCTGATGGAGGGCGAGCGTGACGTCGAGGTCTCCGAGGACAACCGTGAAGAGACTCTCGCCTACCAGCGGATGATGACCTACATCCAGACACTTCACGACGCGGCGGACTTCACGTTCAGCAAGGGCCTGCTGAACGCATTGCACTGGATCCTCCAAGGGCACCACCACACAACGGCCAAGCCCGCCGGTCAGTGGCGCAGAGGCCCGGTGTACGTCACCGACCCCAGGGATCCGAGCATCGCGGCGTACACGGCGCCCGACGCCGAAGACGTCCCGGGCTTGATGGCCGAACTGGTGGACTGGCTGAACCTGAGCGAAGAGACCCACCCGCTGGTCAAAGCGGCCATGGCCCACCTGCACCTGGTATCGATCCATCCGTGGGTCGACGGGAACGGCCGCATGTCGCGCTCGCTACAAACCCTCATGATCGCTCGCGAGGGTGTCCTCGCCCCCGAGTTCTCCTCGATCGAGGCATGGCTGGGACGGCCGGGAAACACCTGGGAGTACTACCGCGAACTCAACGCCCGAGGCTCGCACTACCAACCCGACCAGGACGTCTCCAGTTGGATCAGGTTCAACCTGACCGCTTACCACCAGCAGGCTCAGACGGTCGGCAACCGCCTGAACAGATCCAGCAGGGTCCTCGCCCATCTCACCGATTTCACCGCCGCCGAAGGCTTGGACGAACGCCTGGTCTCCGCCCTGCACGAGGTCGCGATGACCGGGCGTGTCCGCCGCCTGCGTTACGAGCACGCCGAAGGACTCAGCGTCCAGCAGGCCCAGCGCGACCTGCGCGACCTGACGACCTCGGGAATCCTGGAATCCGTCGGCCGCACCCGAGCCCGTTACTACGTCGCCGGCCCCGCCTTCCCCGAAGCGGCCCTCACCGTGGCAACGACCCCCATGTCCCTGACCGATCCCTACCGCCGCTGA
- a CDS encoding quinone oxidoreductase family protein — MRAVRFHDYGPPSALTVDELPDPTPGPGEVLIEVTAAGINFSDVQLRAGALRQWAPGLPLPFTPGHEVAGTVIATGPGADPALAGRRVIALSPAGGGYAELATVPEAAVLPAPDLGEHEALAVLTQGTTAVGLMAEAAVSPGETVLVEAATGGVGGLLVQLAKHAGATVVAAVGDEKKAAIARELGADRTVDLTAADDVGPVQVVFESVGGPLTRTALDLLEPTTGRMVLYGNLSGLPHEIDPAVLYQRALSVIAFATALLPPERLAPLRDRAFALAAEGVLRPRIGSVRPLAEAAAVHQAMEDRATTGKNILVP; from the coding sequence ATGCGCGCTGTGCGCTTCCATGACTACGGCCCACCCTCGGCCCTCACCGTCGACGAGCTGCCCGACCCCACGCCCGGCCCCGGCGAGGTCCTGATCGAGGTCACCGCCGCCGGCATCAACTTCTCCGACGTCCAGCTGCGCGCGGGGGCACTGCGCCAGTGGGCCCCCGGCCTGCCCCTCCCGTTCACCCCCGGGCACGAGGTCGCGGGCACCGTGATCGCCACCGGCCCCGGAGCCGACCCAGCCCTCGCCGGCCGCCGCGTGATCGCCCTGTCCCCGGCGGGCGGCGGCTACGCCGAACTCGCCACCGTCCCCGAGGCGGCCGTGCTCCCCGCGCCCGACCTGGGCGAGCACGAGGCGCTGGCCGTCCTCACCCAGGGGACGACCGCGGTCGGCCTCATGGCCGAGGCGGCCGTCTCCCCCGGCGAGACGGTCCTGGTCGAGGCGGCCACCGGCGGGGTCGGCGGCCTCCTCGTCCAGCTGGCCAAGCACGCGGGCGCCACCGTCGTCGCCGCGGTCGGCGACGAGAAGAAGGCCGCGATCGCCCGCGAGCTGGGCGCCGACCGTACCGTCGACCTCACCGCGGCGGACGACGTCGGCCCCGTCCAGGTCGTCTTCGAGTCGGTCGGCGGCCCCCTCACCCGCACCGCCCTCGACCTGCTCGAACCCACCACCGGCCGGATGGTCCTGTACGGGAACCTCAGCGGCCTCCCCCACGAGATCGACCCCGCGGTCCTTTACCAGCGCGCCCTGTCCGTCATCGCCTTCGCCACGGCCCTCCTGCCGCCCGAACGGCTGGCCCCGCTGCGCGACCGGGCGTTCGCCCTGGCCGCGGAGGGTGTCCTGCGGCCCCGCATCGGCTCCGTACGCCCCCTCGCCGAGGCCGCCGCCGTCCACCAGGCCATGGAGGACCGCGCCACCACGGGCAAGAACATCCTCGTCCCCTGA
- a CDS encoding TetR/AcrR family transcriptional regulator, whose protein sequence is MARRERADAARNRRAILLAAHRLIGEKGVEQVSMSDIAAEAGVGKGTLFRRFGDRQGLITALFEQLTEDWEPDALERLGDPGTDPAVRVVDFLAGLFDRITVPGRPLLRGMGDHATPERLERYRRWHAGLAGVIAQARPDLPREDAEFMAHALLSTLRADFVDLLTGGGLTVEAVRERILAFARTALTGRPL, encoded by the coding sequence TTGGCTCGCCGGGAACGGGCGGACGCCGCGCGCAACCGCCGCGCGATCCTGCTGGCCGCCCACCGTCTGATCGGCGAGAAGGGCGTCGAGCAGGTCTCCATGAGCGACATCGCGGCCGAGGCGGGGGTGGGCAAGGGCACGCTGTTCCGCCGGTTCGGCGACCGCCAGGGCCTGATCACCGCGCTGTTCGAGCAGCTCACCGAGGACTGGGAACCGGACGCCCTGGAGCGGCTGGGCGACCCGGGCACCGATCCGGCGGTACGGGTGGTCGACTTCCTGGCCGGGCTCTTCGACCGGATCACCGTGCCGGGACGGCCCCTGCTGCGGGGGATGGGCGACCACGCGACCCCCGAGCGCCTCGAACGCTACCGGCGCTGGCACGCCGGGCTGGCCGGCGTGATCGCGCAGGCCCGCCCCGACCTTCCCCGGGAGGACGCGGAGTTCATGGCGCACGCGCTCCTCTCCACGCTGCGAGCGGACTTCGTGGACCTGCTGACCGGCGGCGGGCTGACGGTGGAGGCCGTACGGGAACGGATCCTCGCGTTCGCGCGCACCGCGCTGACGGGCCGGCCCCTGTGA
- a CDS encoding FAD-binding oxidoreductase, with product MTSTGVSGAALAELGTGFTGEVIVPDGSAYDEARTLFNAMIDRRPAVIAQCASTGDVVRAIGFARSAGLEIAVRGGGHGVAGAAATDGGLVVDLRRMNAVTVDPGARTARAGGGATMSHLDRATEAFGLATTGGRVSTTGVGGFTLGGGSGWLERKYGLACDNLVEVELVTADGERIRASEDEHPELFWALHGGGGNFGAATSLTFRLYPLPAVTVGILLWPPEAGPDVVRAYRDFMVTAPGEVGGAAIYLTAPPEDFVPEPLVGRLALALVLTYAGTGPEADAAIAPMLALGHTGGGVLEMPYADLQCMLDDPPGFRNYWSAEYLASLPDEAVDAFCDRAADMVVPSASQHILLPQGGAVANTGTHYPIPWRTAPWVVHPLGLWEATADDERAISWARDLRTDMRPWSAGAVYLNFIGDEGPDRVMAGLGAGNYRRLAAVKARYDPANVFHLNHNIRPG from the coding sequence ATGACGTCCACCGGAGTCAGCGGCGCCGCCCTGGCCGAGTTGGGCACCGGGTTCACGGGCGAGGTCATCGTCCCGGACGGCTCGGCCTACGACGAGGCCCGGACGCTGTTCAACGCGATGATCGACCGGCGCCCGGCGGTCATCGCCCAGTGCGCGAGCACCGGCGACGTCGTCCGGGCGATCGGGTTCGCGCGGTCGGCCGGCCTGGAGATCGCCGTACGGGGCGGGGGGCACGGCGTCGCCGGCGCCGCCGCCACCGACGGCGGCCTGGTCGTCGACCTGCGCCGGATGAACGCCGTGACCGTCGATCCGGGCGCGCGCACGGCCCGCGCCGGAGGCGGCGCGACGATGAGCCATCTGGACCGGGCGACCGAGGCGTTCGGCCTGGCCACCACGGGCGGCCGGGTCTCCACCACCGGGGTCGGCGGGTTCACCCTGGGCGGCGGCTCGGGATGGCTGGAACGCAAGTACGGCCTGGCCTGCGACAACCTGGTCGAGGTCGAGCTGGTCACCGCGGACGGCGAACGGATCCGGGCGAGCGAGGACGAGCACCCGGAGCTGTTCTGGGCCCTGCACGGCGGCGGCGGCAACTTCGGGGCGGCGACCTCGCTGACCTTCCGCCTGTACCCGCTCCCGGCCGTCACCGTCGGCATCCTGCTGTGGCCGCCCGAGGCCGGGCCCGACGTGGTCAGGGCGTACCGCGACTTCATGGTCACGGCGCCCGGCGAGGTCGGCGGCGCCGCCATCTACCTCACCGCGCCGCCCGAGGACTTCGTCCCGGAGCCGCTGGTGGGCCGCCTGGCGCTGGCCCTCGTCCTCACCTACGCGGGGACGGGGCCCGAGGCGGACGCGGCGATCGCGCCGATGCTGGCGCTGGGCCACACCGGCGGCGGCGTCCTCGAGATGCCCTACGCGGACCTGCAGTGCATGCTGGACGATCCGCCCGGTTTCCGGAACTACTGGTCGGCGGAGTACCTCGCCTCGCTGCCCGACGAGGCCGTGGACGCCTTCTGCGACCGGGCCGCGGACATGGTCGTCCCCTCGGCGTCGCAGCACATCCTGCTGCCCCAGGGCGGCGCGGTCGCGAACACCGGCACGCACTACCCGATCCCCTGGCGCACCGCGCCCTGGGTCGTCCACCCGCTGGGGCTGTGGGAGGCCACGGCGGACGACGAGCGCGCCATCTCCTGGGCACGCGACCTGCGCACCGACATGAGGCCCTGGTCCGCCGGCGCGGTCTACCTCAACTTCATCGGCGACGAGGGCCCTGACCGCGTCATGGCGGGGCTCGGCGCCGGCAACTACCGGCGCCTGGCGGCCGTGAAGGCCCGCTACGACCCCGCCAACGTCTTCCACCTCAACCACAACATCCGCCCCGGGTGA
- a CDS encoding ABC transporter permease: MNEGTATAALNGGGPAGAAAGGGDRDGASAAYRVGRTLPLRVEIVRQFRRRRTLVAFGILLALPWVLVAAFQIGGDPGPDGMPSLVDVATAGALNFALFSLFVSTGFLLVVAVALFCGDTVASEAGWSSLRYLLAAPVPRARLLRQKLVVSLGYAAVAVLTLPLMSLVAGAVAFGWGPVELPTGGTFPAGSALGRMGIIVGYALIVQLVVAALAFLLSVTTDSPLGAVGGAVGLVIVSNILDAVTALGGWRDFLPTHWMWAWMDALQPQIQWTGMAKGTAVSVAYSVVLFALAFRRFRSRDVVS, from the coding sequence GTGAACGAGGGCACCGCGACCGCGGCGCTGAACGGCGGCGGACCGGCCGGGGCGGCGGCGGGCGGCGGGGACCGGGACGGCGCCTCGGCGGCGTACCGGGTGGGGCGCACCCTGCCGCTGCGGGTGGAGATCGTCCGGCAGTTCCGGCGCCGCCGCACGCTGGTGGCCTTCGGGATCCTGCTCGCCCTGCCCTGGGTGCTGGTGGCGGCGTTCCAGATCGGCGGCGACCCGGGCCCCGACGGCATGCCCAGCCTTGTCGACGTGGCCACCGCCGGCGCGCTCAACTTCGCGCTGTTCTCGCTGTTCGTGTCGACCGGGTTCCTGCTGGTGGTGGCGGTGGCGCTGTTCTGCGGCGACACGGTGGCCAGCGAGGCGGGCTGGTCGTCGCTGCGCTACCTGCTGGCCGCGCCGGTGCCGAGGGCCCGGCTGCTGCGGCAGAAGCTCGTGGTCTCGCTCGGCTACGCCGCCGTCGCGGTCCTCACGCTGCCGCTGATGTCACTGGTGGCGGGGGCGGTCGCGTTCGGCTGGGGGCCGGTGGAGCTGCCCACCGGCGGCACCTTCCCGGCCGGCTCCGCGCTCGGCCGGATGGGGATCATCGTCGGGTACGCGCTGATCGTCCAGCTGGTGGTGGCGGCGCTGGCGTTCCTGCTGTCGGTCACCACCGACTCGCCGCTGGGCGCGGTGGGCGGCGCCGTCGGGCTGGTGATCGTGTCGAACATCCTGGACGCGGTCACCGCGCTGGGCGGCTGGCGCGACTTCCTGCCCACGCACTGGATGTGGGCGTGGATGGACGCGCTGCAGCCGCAGATCCAGTGGACCGGCATGGCCAAGGGAACGGCGGTCTCGGTGGCCTATTCGGTGGTGCTGTTCGCTCTGGCCTTCCGCCGCTTCCGGTCGCGCGACGTCGTTTCCTGA
- a CDS encoding alpha/beta fold hydrolase, producing MRVGGARRLRERWGSVRPATRWTAAAGAAAVLAGGGVLWGVTADGGPPVRAQAQRVDVVDGPEDDQRVSLDTTFYRPAGSAKVPVVLLGHGFGGSKDDVRQEAEELARAGYGVLAWSARGFGRSTGQIALNSPDYEVKDVRQLIDWVAKRPDVVLDGPGDPRVGMAGESYGGAIALLTAGHDRRVDAIAPQITWHSLPDALFPNGTGAGADTGVFKKLWAGIFFTGGAGDGPAPGGAPGSAAGSAEGSACGRFLPSLCAMYQEIAETGRPTPEAIETLRRSSPSLVADRIKAPALIVQGQADSLFPLDHADANARAIARNGTPVSVVWFQGGHDGGDPETERVRGLVRGWFDQRLRGRAPGSAEAVSAEERAAAFTVTRAGGIDSSTQEVIVESATAGAYPGLAADPRALPLSGREQTVHNPAGGTPASISALPGLGALGSLGSLGGAGALDGQLPIDMPGQSAVFDSAPLDRPLQLTGAASVRVRVTGDGDVPLFAKLYDVAPGGRQGTPARRIAAPFQVPDAGKGREVTVTLPAMDYRFDRGHRLRLVVSTTDMGFATPAKPATYKVAAVSGLSVPTVTSLRAVPAPVPGWVWGLPAAALAVAAGLLVTGRGRGRRGGAAAYDPALAGVPLRIEGLTKAYRNGHLAVDDLSFRVEKGQVLGLLGPNGAGKTTTLRMLMGLIHPDAGEIRIFGHRVTAGAPVLSRLGSFVEGPGFLPHLSGRDNLDLYWRATGRPADEAHMEEALAIADLGPALDRAVRTYSQGMRQRLAIAQAMLGLPDLLVLDEPTNGLDPPQIREMREVLVRYAAAGRTVIVSSHLLSEVEQTCTHAVVMAGGRRVAAGPVAEIVGSGRRLEDAFLEIIGTGDPS from the coding sequence ATGAGGGTGGGGGGAGCGAGACGGCTCCGGGAACGGTGGGGTTCGGTCCGTCCCGCCACGCGCTGGACGGCGGCGGCCGGTGCCGCGGCGGTCCTCGCGGGCGGCGGCGTGCTCTGGGGCGTGACCGCGGACGGCGGGCCGCCGGTACGGGCGCAGGCGCAGCGCGTCGACGTGGTGGACGGCCCCGAGGACGACCAGCGGGTCAGCCTGGACACCACGTTCTACCGGCCCGCCGGGAGCGCGAAGGTCCCGGTGGTCCTGCTGGGGCACGGGTTCGGCGGCTCCAAGGACGACGTCCGGCAGGAGGCCGAGGAGCTGGCCCGCGCCGGGTACGGCGTGCTGGCCTGGTCGGCGCGCGGCTTCGGCCGTTCCACCGGCCAGATCGCGCTGAACTCGCCCGACTACGAGGTCAAGGACGTCCGGCAGCTGATCGACTGGGTGGCGAAGCGGCCCGACGTGGTGCTCGACGGGCCCGGCGACCCGCGCGTCGGCATGGCGGGCGAGTCGTACGGCGGGGCCATCGCGCTGCTCACCGCCGGGCACGACCGGCGGGTGGACGCCATCGCCCCGCAGATCACCTGGCACAGCCTGCCCGACGCGCTCTTCCCCAACGGGACGGGCGCGGGCGCGGACACGGGCGTGTTCAAGAAGCTGTGGGCCGGGATCTTCTTCACCGGCGGCGCCGGCGACGGGCCGGCTCCGGGCGGCGCACCGGGCTCGGCGGCGGGCTCCGCGGAAGGCTCGGCGTGCGGGCGGTTCCTGCCCTCGCTGTGCGCCATGTACCAGGAGATCGCCGAGACCGGCCGTCCCACCCCCGAGGCGATCGAGACGCTGCGCCGCTCCAGCCCGTCCCTGGTGGCCGACCGGATCAAGGCCCCGGCGCTGATCGTCCAGGGCCAGGCCGACTCCCTCTTCCCGCTCGACCACGCGGACGCCAACGCCCGCGCCATCGCCCGGAACGGCACCCCGGTGTCGGTGGTCTGGTTCCAGGGCGGCCACGACGGCGGCGACCCGGAGACCGAGCGCGTGCGCGGCCTGGTGCGCGGCTGGTTCGACCAGCGGCTGCGCGGCCGTGCGCCCGGATCCGCGGAGGCCGTATCCGCGGAGGAGCGGGCCGCCGCGTTCACCGTGACCCGCGCGGGCGGCATCGACTCCTCCACCCAGGAGGTCATCGTCGAGTCGGCGACGGCCGGCGCCTACCCCGGCCTGGCCGCCGATCCCCGCGCGCTCCCGCTGTCCGGGCGCGAGCAGACCGTCCACAACCCGGCGGGCGGCACCCCCGCGTCCATCTCGGCGCTGCCAGGGCTGGGCGCGCTCGGGAGCCTCGGCTCGCTGGGCGGGGCGGGCGCGCTGGACGGGCAGCTGCCGATCGACATGCCGGGCCAGTCCGCCGTGTTCGACAGCGCGCCGCTGGACCGTCCGCTCCAGCTGACCGGCGCCGCGTCCGTGCGCGTCCGGGTGACCGGCGACGGCGACGTGCCGCTGTTCGCCAAGCTGTACGACGTGGCCCCCGGCGGCCGGCAGGGGACTCCGGCGCGGCGGATCGCGGCGCCGTTCCAGGTTCCGGACGCGGGGAAGGGCCGCGAGGTCACGGTGACGCTGCCCGCCATGGACTACCGGTTCGACCGGGGCCACCGGCTCCGGCTCGTCGTGTCCACCACCGACATGGGCTTCGCCACACCCGCCAAGCCCGCCACGTACAAGGTCGCGGCGGTGTCGGGCCTGTCCGTGCCCACCGTCACCTCGCTGCGCGCCGTCCCGGCGCCGGTCCCGGGATGGGTGTGGGGCCTGCCCGCCGCCGCGCTCGCGGTCGCCGCCGGGCTCCTGGTCACCGGGCGCGGACGCGGGCGCCGCGGCGGGGCCGCCGCGTACGATCCCGCGCTGGCCGGGGTGCCGCTGCGGATCGAGGGGCTGACCAAGGCGTACCGGAACGGCCACCTGGCCGTCGACGACCTGTCGTTCCGCGTGGAGAAGGGCCAGGTGCTGGGGCTGCTCGGGCCCAACGGCGCGGGCAAGACGACCACGCTGCGGATGCTCATGGGCCTCATCCATCCCGACGCCGGCGAGATCCGGATCTTCGGGCACCGGGTGACGGCGGGGGCACCGGTGCTGTCGCGGCTGGGCTCGTTCGTCGAGGGTCCGGGCTTCCTGCCGCACCTGTCCGGGCGCGACAACCTCGACCTGTACTGGCGGGCCACCGGCCGCCCGGCGGACGAGGCGCACATGGAGGAGGCGCTGGCGATCGCCGACCTCGGCCCGGCACTGGACCGCGCGGTGCGCACGTACTCGCAGGGCATGCGGCAGCGGCTGGCGATCGCCCAGGCCATGCTGGGCCTGCCCGACCTGCTGGTGCTGGACGAGCCCACCAACGGCCTCGACCCGCCGCAGATCCGCGAGATGCGCGAGGTGCTGGTGCGGTACGCGGCGGCCGGGCGCACCGTGATCGTGTCCAGCCACCTGCTCTCCGAGGTGGAGCAGACCTGCACCCACGCGGTCGTGATGGCGGGCGGGCGGCGGGTGGCGGCCGGCCCGGTGGCCGAGATCGTCGGCTCCGGCCGCCGGCTGGAGGACGCGTTCCTGGAGATCATCGGGACGGGGGACCCGTCATGA
- a CDS encoding TetR family transcriptional regulator: protein MLDQAETASAPPSHEAREGTAESAPAPRPKRDREATRRRILAAARDLFGRYGYDGVSVRMIASGADANVALVHRYFGSKAALFGEVLEGEYVITRVIAGEGDTRPLSRRLAEHFVRRIHRGPADPLPRIMDRSVGDPEVKQILREHTERLVVEPLVRQLAGPRARARATLAATLIMGGGPLRRVLGVDDLLPLDPDELTDQVTAMFEAALAPFE from the coding sequence GTGCTGGACCAGGCGGAGACCGCGAGCGCGCCCCCGTCCCACGAGGCGCGGGAGGGCACGGCCGAGTCCGCACCCGCACCGCGGCCCAAGCGCGATCGGGAGGCGACCCGGCGGCGCATCCTGGCCGCCGCCCGCGACCTGTTCGGCCGGTACGGCTACGACGGCGTCTCGGTACGGATGATCGCCTCCGGCGCGGACGCCAACGTGGCCCTGGTGCACCGCTACTTCGGCTCCAAGGCGGCGCTGTTCGGCGAGGTCCTGGAAGGCGAGTACGTCATCACCCGGGTCATCGCGGGAGAGGGCGACACCAGGCCGCTGTCCCGCCGGCTGGCCGAGCACTTCGTCCGGCGGATCCACCGGGGCCCCGCCGACCCGCTCCCCCGCATCATGGACCGTTCGGTGGGCGACCCGGAGGTCAAGCAGATCCTGCGCGAGCACACCGAGCGGCTGGTCGTCGAACCCCTGGTGCGGCAGCTCGCCGGGCCGCGCGCGCGGGCCCGCGCCACGCTGGCCGCGACGCTCATCATGGGCGGCGGGCCGCTCCGGCGGGTGCTGGGCGTGGACGACCTGCTCCCTCTCGACCCCGACGAGCTGACCGACCAGGTCACCGCGATGTTCGAGGCAGCGCTCGCGCCGTTCGAGTGA